A window from Heteronotia binoei isolate CCM8104 ecotype False Entrance Well chromosome 15, APGP_CSIRO_Hbin_v1, whole genome shotgun sequence encodes these proteins:
- the LOC132583509 gene encoding olfactory receptor 6B1-like encodes MEHMETDNKTAITTFILLGFGNDPELQIPLFLVFLITYSVTMAGNIIIIVLVIRDHQLHIPMYFFLGNLSCLETFYTSTLLPRMLASFLTGDRTISVEGCYIQLYCFGISAIAECYLLASMSYDRYLAICKPLQYATLMSKSLCFLLSAVSWLGGITVMTLLLSLMSQLKYCGPHEIDHFFCDVIPVINLSCSDQTLVTLVSLTVSFIDIVPSFLLTLLSYICIIAAIIKIPTSDGRKKAFSTCSSHLVVVSVFYGSLLFVYVLPQKEALREVDKIFSVFYTVLTPLINPLVYSLRNKEVKKALMRAVNKFGISK; translated from the coding sequence ATGGAGCATATGGAGACAGATAACAAGACAGCAATAACTACATTTATTCTTCTGGGATTTGGGAATGATCCTGAACTTCAGATTCCTCTCTTCCTGGTTTTCCTAATAACCTACAGTGTGACCATGGCTGgaaacatcatcatcattgtgTTAGTGATTAGAGATCATCAGCTTCACATCCCCATGTACTTCTTCCTTGGAAACTTGTCCTGTTTGGAGACTTTCTACACTTCAACCCTTCTCCCCAGGATGTTGGCCAGTTTCCTGACAGGGGACAGAACCATTTCTGTTGAGGGCTGCTATATTCAACTTTACTGTTTTGGTATATCTGCCATTGCTGAATGCTACCTACTGGCATCAATGTCCTATGATCGTTATTTGGCAATATGCAAGCCCCTCCAATATGCAACTCTCATGAGCAAAAGTCTCTGCTTTCTCTTGTCAGCTGTATCTTGGCTTGGTGGGATAACGGTCATGACTTTACTATTGAGTTTGATGTCACAGCTAAAATACTGTGGCCCCCATGAAATTGATCATTTTTTTTGTGACGTGATACCGGTGATTAATCTATCATGCAGTGACCAAACTCTGGTGACGCTGGTGAGCCTCACAGTATCTTTCATAGATAttgttccttcttttcttttgacCCTGCTGTCTTACATTTGTATAATTGCTGCCATCataaaaatcccaacttcagaTGGGAGAAAAAAGGCCTTTTCCACCTGCTCTTCCCACCTCGTAGTAGTTTCTGTATTTTATGGTTCATTGTTATTTGTATATGTGCTACCACAAAAGGAAGCTCTGAGAGAAGTGGACAAGATCTTCTCTGTCTTCTACACAGTCTTAACCCCTCTAATTAATCCCCTTGTCTATAGTTTAAGAAACAAAGAAGTAAAAAAAGCTCTAATGAGAGCTGTGAACAAGTTTGGGATTTCCAAGTGA